In Nocardia higoensis, the following proteins share a genomic window:
- a CDS encoding transglycosylase SLT domain-containing protein, with amino-acid sequence MSDTRLLNFRRTTVREGMTLAVAAAAVLAVTTSSAISVADDRPAARHTLVAEQQLVAEQQPVAEVAAAEAAPAQQAAPAAPAPEAAPAPAPAPAPPVEPVAAPAPPVYENNLDGWIRQALDIMAAKGIPGSYDGIYRNIMRESTGNPQAINLWDSNAAAGIPSKGLLQVIDPTFAAYHVEGTPFDIWNPVSNIVAACNYAAHRYGSMDNVNSAY; translated from the coding sequence ATGTCCGACACCCGTCTGCTCAACTTCCGGCGCACCACCGTTCGCGAAGGCATGACCCTCGCCGTGGCCGCCGCGGCCGTCCTGGCGGTCACCACCTCCTCGGCGATCTCCGTCGCCGACGACCGCCCCGCCGCCCGCCACACGCTGGTCGCCGAGCAGCAGCTGGTCGCCGAACAGCAGCCGGTCGCCGAGGTGGCCGCAGCCGAGGCCGCGCCTGCTCAGCAGGCCGCTCCGGCCGCACCCGCACCGGAAGCCGCCCCGGCCCCCGCACCGGCGCCCGCGCCGCCGGTCGAGCCCGTCGCCGCTCCGGCTCCGCCGGTCTACGAGAACAACCTGGACGGCTGGATCCGTCAAGCGCTGGACATCATGGCCGCCAAGGGCATCCCCGGCAGCTACGACGGCATCTACCGCAACATCATGCGCGAGTCCACCGGCAACCCCCAGGCGATCAACCTGTGGGACTCCAACGCCGCCGCGGGCATCCCGTCCAAGGGCCTGCTCCAGGTGATCGACCCCACCTTCGCCGCCTACCACGTCGAGGGCACGCCGTTCGACATCTGGAATCCGGTCTCCAACATCGTCGCCGCCTGCAACTACGCCGCGCACCGCTACGGCAGCATGGACAACGTCAACAGCGCTTACTGA
- a CDS encoding DUF3618 domain-containing protein, protein MGRDTERIEREIEEARARLASTLDEIAVRADPQRIADDTKAVVVAKLNQPKVKYSLIGAGALVVGLVLVKLFR, encoded by the coding sequence GTGGGTAGGGATACCGAGCGGATCGAGCGGGAGATCGAGGAGGCTCGCGCGCGACTGGCGAGCACGCTCGACGAGATCGCGGTGCGCGCCGATCCGCAGCGGATCGCCGACGACACCAAGGCGGTCGTCGTGGCCAAGCTCAATCAGCCGAAAGTGAAGTACTCGCTGATCGGCGCGGGCGCGCTGGTCGTGGGTCTGGTGCTGGTCAAGCTCTTCCGCTGA
- a CDS encoding helicase HerA-like domain-containing protein, giving the protein MTTPEQRAAEARRAAERAAELAAEAAAAAEAAERELAAHRAAEVERSARSGPGAQGEHVESAASEAAESAAREIAAGYASEGPAIDLGTVVVDGVVDPDARVRIPLRTMNRHGLVAGATGTGKTKTLQGIAEQLSRAGVAVVLADIKGDLSGLSTAGRQDEKIAARAAETGVLDWAPSSFPTEFLSLGTGGIGVPVRATISAFGPVLLSKVLGLNTTQESTLGLIFHWADQQGLALLDLKDLRAVITHLTSPDGKADLKGIGGVSAQTAGVILRTLVNLEAEGGDTFFGEPEFDPADLVRTAGGQGVITLFELGAQAARPVMFSTFLMWVLAELFQTLPEIGDADKPRLVFIFDEAHLLFDDASKAFLDQVEQTVKLIRSKGVGVFFCTQLPTDIPNPVLSQLGARIQHALRAFTPDDQKALSKTVRTYPRTEHYDLETALTSLGTGEAMVTVLSERGAPTPVAWTRIAPPRSLMDTVGEAAISSHALAGGLSAKYRQTIDRESASEILAAEMAAVEPVKPEVLVTPERSPGEEPEESAADRIMRNPAVRGFLRSAATVAGREITRSLFGTRRRR; this is encoded by the coding sequence ATGACCACCCCCGAGCAGAGGGCCGCCGAGGCGCGCAGAGCGGCGGAGCGGGCAGCCGAGCTGGCGGCGGAAGCGGCCGCCGCGGCGGAAGCGGCCGAACGCGAACTGGCCGCGCATCGGGCGGCGGAAGTGGAGCGGTCGGCGCGATCGGGGCCAGGGGCGCAGGGGGAGCACGTGGAATCCGCGGCGAGCGAGGCCGCGGAGTCGGCCGCTCGCGAGATCGCGGCCGGTTACGCGAGCGAGGGGCCCGCGATCGACCTCGGCACGGTGGTGGTCGACGGTGTGGTGGATCCGGATGCCCGGGTACGCATCCCGTTGCGGACGATGAACCGGCACGGTCTGGTGGCCGGCGCGACCGGCACCGGCAAGACCAAGACCTTGCAGGGCATCGCCGAGCAGCTCTCGCGTGCGGGCGTGGCGGTGGTGCTCGCCGACATCAAGGGCGACCTGTCCGGGCTCAGCACAGCGGGACGGCAGGACGAGAAGATCGCCGCGCGGGCGGCGGAGACCGGCGTCCTGGACTGGGCGCCGAGTAGCTTCCCGACCGAATTCCTCTCGCTGGGCACCGGTGGCATCGGGGTGCCGGTGCGCGCCACCATCTCCGCCTTCGGCCCGGTGTTGCTGAGCAAGGTGCTCGGCCTGAACACGACCCAGGAGTCGACGCTCGGGCTGATCTTCCACTGGGCCGATCAGCAGGGGCTCGCGCTGCTGGATCTGAAGGATCTGCGCGCGGTCATCACTCATCTGACCAGCCCGGACGGCAAGGCGGATCTGAAGGGGATCGGCGGGGTGTCGGCGCAGACAGCGGGAGTGATCCTGCGCACGCTGGTGAATCTGGAGGCCGAGGGCGGCGACACCTTCTTCGGTGAACCGGAATTCGATCCGGCCGATCTGGTGCGGACCGCAGGCGGACAGGGCGTGATCACGCTGTTCGAGCTCGGCGCCCAGGCGGCGCGGCCGGTGATGTTCTCGACGTTCCTGATGTGGGTGCTCGCCGAGTTGTTCCAGACCCTGCCGGAGATCGGCGATGCCGACAAGCCCAGGCTGGTGTTCATCTTCGATGAGGCGCACCTGTTGTTCGACGATGCCTCCAAGGCGTTCCTGGATCAGGTGGAGCAGACCGTCAAGCTGATCCGATCCAAGGGCGTCGGGGTGTTCTTCTGCACGCAATTGCCCACCGACATACCGAATCCGGTGCTCTCGCAACTGGGTGCGCGGATTCAGCACGCGCTGCGGGCGTTCACCCCGGATGATCAGAAGGCGTTGTCCAAGACAGTCCGGACCTATCCGCGTACCGAGCACTACGACCTGGAGACGGCGTTGACCTCACTGGGTACCGGCGAGGCGATGGTGACCGTGTTGTCGGAGCGGGGAGCGCCGACTCCGGTGGCATGGACCAGGATCGCGCCACCGCGGTCGCTGATGGACACCGTCGGCGAGGCCGCGATCTCTTCGCACGCGCTGGCGGGCGGGCTCTCGGCGAAGTACCGGCAGACGATCGACCGGGAGTCGGCCTCGGAGATACTGGCCGCCGAGATGGCCGCGGTGGAGCCGGTGAAGCCGGAAGTTCTTGTGACGCCGGAGCGTTCGCCGGGCGAGGAGCCGGAGGAGTCGGCGGCCGACCGGATCATGCGCAATCCGGCGGTCAGGGGTTTTCTGCGGTCGGCGGCGACGGTGGCCGGCCGCGAGATCACTCGCAGCTTGTTCGGCACCCGTCGCCGCCGCTGA
- the orn gene encoding oligoribonuclease, giving the protein MSDKLVVWMDCEMTGLRLDSDKLIEVSALVTDSDLNVLGEGVDIVIHADDAALAAMPPVVTEMHARSGLTEEVRRSTVTVAEAEELVLDYIRQYVPTPRTVPLAGNSIATDRAFIARDMPALDAHLHYRMIDVSSIKELCRRWYPRIYFGQPEKGLTHRALADIQESIRELEYYRRTAFVAPPGPSTAEIATAVAEIDAARAKAAKNAATPQVEGMPETD; this is encoded by the coding sequence GTGTCCGACAAATTAGTGGTGTGGATGGATTGTGAGATGACCGGGCTGCGCCTGGACAGCGACAAACTGATCGAGGTGTCGGCGCTGGTGACCGACAGCGATCTCAATGTGCTCGGCGAGGGCGTGGACATCGTCATCCACGCCGATGACGCCGCGCTGGCCGCGATGCCGCCGGTGGTCACCGAGATGCATGCCCGCTCCGGCCTCACCGAGGAAGTCCGCCGGTCCACCGTCACGGTGGCCGAAGCCGAAGAGCTGGTGCTCGACTACATCCGTCAGTACGTGCCCACCCCCCGCACCGTGCCGCTGGCGGGCAACTCGATCGCCACCGACCGCGCGTTCATCGCCAGGGACATGCCCGCCCTCGACGCGCACCTGCACTACCGCATGATCGACGTCAGCTCGATCAAGGAACTGTGCAGGCGCTGGTATCCCCGCATCTACTTCGGTCAGCCGGAGAAGGGCCTCACCCACCGCGCCCTGGCCGACATCCAGGAATCCATCCGCGAGCTCGAGTACTACCGCCGCACCGCCTTCGTCGCCCCACCCGGACCGTCCACCGCCGAGATCGCGACCGCCGTCGCCGAGATCGACGCCGCACGGGCGAAGGCCGCGAAGAACGCCGCAACGCCGCAGGTAGAAGGCATGCCGGAAACCGATTAG
- the bcp gene encoding thioredoxin-dependent thiol peroxidase, translating into MTNQRLAPGDLAPAFTLPDADGNEVSLADYRGRKVVVYFYPAASTPGCTKQACDFRDSLAELNEAGIDVVGISPDKPAKLAKFRDAEALTFPLLSDPDRAVLTEWGAFGEKKMYGKTVTGVIRSTFLVDEEGRIEVAQYNVRATGHVAKLRRDLSV; encoded by the coding sequence GTGACGAATCAACGACTCGCCCCCGGTGACCTCGCTCCCGCCTTCACCCTGCCCGACGCCGACGGCAACGAAGTCTCGCTCGCCGATTACCGCGGCCGCAAGGTCGTCGTCTACTTCTACCCGGCCGCGAGCACGCCCGGCTGCACCAAGCAGGCCTGCGACTTCCGGGACAGCCTCGCCGAGCTGAACGAGGCGGGCATCGACGTGGTCGGCATCTCCCCCGACAAACCCGCCAAGCTGGCCAAGTTCCGCGACGCCGAGGCCCTGACCTTCCCGCTGCTGTCGGACCCCGACCGCGCGGTACTGACCGAGTGGGGCGCCTTCGGCGAGAAGAAGATGTACGGCAAGACCGTCACCGGCGTCATCCGCTCCACCTTCCTCGTCGACGAAGAGGGCAGGATCGAGGTGGCCCAGTACAACGTGCGCGCCACCGGTCACGTCGCCAAACTGCGCCGCGATCTGTCGGTCTGA
- a CDS encoding TetR/AcrR family transcriptional regulator — MTRSEDVAATSPLELPKPIALLWGVVPEGERGPKRGLTLEQILDTAIALADAEGAPALSMSRIAKELGFTAMSLYRYVDSKQTLVTLVLDRVVGKPPVIAAHEGWRAGLRAWALAEFEMIARHRWWLDIPMASPPMGPNNMAWLEAGLATLGRTTLPEAIRLQLVMNLSLYVLGRSWAAKDVVADQGDDADLEGVLLSVLDPERFPALVSALTHRAFDGDIDWTRADFEFGLDRLLDGYDHYLAAHGFGAGEDLATGSAAKS, encoded by the coding sequence ATGACCAGGTCGGAGGACGTTGCCGCTACCTCACCGCTCGAGCTGCCCAAGCCGATCGCGTTGCTGTGGGGCGTGGTGCCGGAAGGGGAGCGCGGCCCCAAACGCGGGCTGACCCTGGAGCAGATCCTCGATACGGCCATCGCGCTGGCCGATGCGGAGGGCGCGCCCGCGCTGTCGATGAGCCGGATCGCCAAGGAGCTCGGCTTCACCGCCATGTCGCTGTACCGCTATGTCGACAGCAAGCAGACGCTGGTGACGTTGGTCCTCGACCGCGTCGTCGGCAAGCCGCCGGTGATCGCGGCCCACGAGGGCTGGCGGGCCGGGCTGCGGGCTTGGGCTCTCGCGGAATTCGAGATGATCGCCCGCCACCGGTGGTGGCTGGACATCCCGATGGCGAGCCCGCCGATGGGGCCCAACAATATGGCCTGGCTGGAGGCCGGGCTGGCCACGTTGGGGCGGACGACGCTGCCGGAAGCGATCCGATTACAGCTGGTGATGAACCTGTCGCTCTATGTCCTCGGCCGGTCGTGGGCGGCCAAGGACGTCGTCGCCGACCAGGGCGATGACGCCGACCTCGAGGGCGTGTTGCTCTCGGTGCTCGACCCCGAGCGGTTCCCCGCGTTGGTCTCCGCGCTGACCCACCGTGCCTTCGACGGCGACATCGACTGGACGCGAGCAGATTTCGAGTTCGGCCTCGACCGGTTGCTCGACGGCTACGACCACTACCTCGCGGCACACGGATTCGGCGCGGGCGAAGACCTGGCCACCGGCAGCGCGGCGAAGAGTTGA
- the cmrA gene encoding mycolate reductase (Catalyzes the final step in mycolic acid biosynthesis.), whose translation MSLPSPTTDNRAVVTGASSGIGTALAAELAGRGYSLILVARRGELLNELAQRLTLAHGITAEVRAVDLADRAQRAPLAEELAARDIAILCNNAGIATFGAITELDPAYERDQLELNAVAVHDLSLAVLPGMLARRAGGILISGSAAGNMPIPNNTTYAASKAFANTFAESLRGELKDTGVHVTLLAPGPVRTETPDPADASIVDRMVPDFMWVSSEYTAKVSIDALARNKMRVVPGLISKGMSVAGQYSPRALSAPIAGAFYRKLGG comes from the coding sequence GTGAGCTTGCCTTCTCCCACCACCGACAATCGCGCCGTCGTCACCGGCGCCTCCTCCGGCATCGGCACCGCGCTGGCCGCGGAACTGGCCGGACGCGGTTACTCGCTGATCCTGGTCGCACGCCGGGGCGAACTGCTGAACGAGCTCGCCCAGCGGCTCACCCTCGCGCACGGCATCACCGCCGAGGTGCGCGCGGTCGACCTGGCCGACCGGGCCCAGCGTGCGCCGCTGGCCGAGGAACTCGCCGCCCGCGACATCGCCATCCTGTGCAACAACGCCGGCATCGCCACCTTCGGCGCCATCACCGAACTCGACCCCGCATACGAGCGCGACCAGCTCGAACTCAACGCCGTCGCGGTGCACGACCTCTCCCTCGCCGTGCTGCCCGGCATGCTCGCGCGGCGCGCGGGCGGCATCCTGATCAGCGGCTCGGCGGCGGGCAACATGCCCATCCCCAACAACACCACCTACGCCGCCAGCAAGGCCTTCGCGAACACCTTCGCCGAATCGCTGCGCGGCGAACTCAAGGACACCGGGGTACACGTCACCCTGCTCGCACCCGGCCCGGTGCGCACCGAAACACCCGATCCCGCCGACGCTTCGATCGTCGACCGCATGGTCCCCGACTTCATGTGGGTCTCCTCCGAATACACCGCGAAGGTCTCCATCGACGCCCTCGCCCGCAACAAGATGCGTGTCGTTCCCGGACTCATCAGCAAGGGCATGAGCGTGGCGGGCCAGTACAGCCCCCGCGCCCTGAGCGCACCCATCGCCGGCGCCTTCTACCGTAAGCTCGGCGGCTGA
- a CDS encoding ATP-binding cassette domain-containing protein, translating into MTTRPISALTVHQLRKSYGEHRVLDGIDLEVPAGTIFSLLGPNGAGKTTLVRILTTLITPDAGEVRIFGHDLVREAATVRATIGVTGQFAAVDKVLTGAENLQLTGRLLHLPAAQLRARRDELLERFDLVAAAGTPAETYSGGMRRRLDLAMSLMGRPRLLFLDEPTTGLDPRSRRELWAVIRELAAEGVTILLTTQYLEEADQLADRIAILDGGRIVAEGTAAELEQRVPGGHITVFFADAATLDAATRALGGIGHHADHAQLSARIPSDGSAADIKHTLDRLADHDVTIERLAVHTPDLDDVFFALTGHPTTAGTAA; encoded by the coding sequence ATGACCACCCGGCCCATTTCCGCACTCACCGTGCACCAGTTGCGCAAGTCCTACGGCGAGCACCGCGTGCTCGACGGCATCGATCTGGAAGTCCCTGCGGGCACCATCTTTTCGCTGCTCGGCCCGAACGGCGCGGGCAAGACCACGCTGGTCCGCATCCTCACCACGCTCATCACCCCCGACGCGGGCGAGGTCCGCATCTTCGGCCACGACCTGGTGCGCGAGGCGGCCACCGTGCGCGCCACGATCGGTGTCACCGGACAGTTCGCCGCCGTCGACAAAGTCCTGACCGGCGCGGAGAACCTGCAACTGACCGGCAGGCTCCTGCACCTGCCCGCCGCACAGCTCCGCGCACGCCGCGACGAACTGCTCGAACGCTTCGATCTCGTCGCCGCCGCGGGCACACCCGCCGAGACCTACTCCGGCGGCATGCGCAGGCGCCTGGACCTGGCGATGAGCCTGATGGGACGTCCCCGCCTGCTGTTCCTGGACGAGCCGACCACCGGCCTGGACCCTCGCAGCCGCCGCGAGCTGTGGGCGGTGATCCGGGAACTGGCGGCCGAGGGCGTGACCATCCTGCTCACCACCCAGTACCTCGAGGAGGCCGACCAGCTCGCCGACCGCATCGCGATACTCGACGGCGGAAGGATCGTCGCCGAGGGCACGGCCGCCGAACTCGAGCAACGCGTACCCGGCGGCCACATCACGGTGTTCTTCGCCGACGCGGCCACCCTGGACGCCGCCACCCGCGCGCTCGGCGGCATCGGCCATCACGCCGACCACGCGCAGCTGTCGGCGCGCATTCCCTCCGACGGCAGCGCCGCCGACATCAAGCACACCCTCGACCGCCTGGCCGACCACGACGTCACTATCGAGCGCCTGGCCGTGCACACCCCCGATCTCGACGACGTCTTCTTCGCCCTCACCGGGCACCCCACCACCGCCGGCACCGCGGCCTGA
- a CDS encoding ABC transporter permease, protein MTVTAPPRRPTLHRRALRTAQDSLTMLDRNLRHTRRSPDTMIMTLALPIAILLMFVYVFGGAMNAGESAYIDYVVPGIILLCAGFGASTTGVSIAVDLSEGIVDRFRAMDIARSAVLTGHVAESVLRNMVTTGIVIGVAVAIGFRPTADPLRWLGAIAVIAMFVLALSWVAAALGLLARNPEAANGFSFVFMFLPYVSSAFVPTETMPSALHSFAENQPVTPVIETVRGLLMGTEIGDSALLAIAWCGAIALTGYLAARLLFQRRTTAA, encoded by the coding sequence ATGACCGTCACGGCTCCGCCCCGGCGTCCGACCCTGCACCGGCGGGCGCTGCGCACCGCCCAGGACAGCCTCACCATGCTCGACCGCAATCTCCGGCACACCCGGCGCAGCCCGGACACGATGATCATGACCCTGGCGCTGCCGATCGCGATCCTGCTGATGTTCGTCTACGTCTTCGGCGGCGCCATGAATGCGGGCGAGAGCGCCTACATCGACTATGTGGTGCCGGGAATCATCCTGTTGTGCGCGGGATTCGGCGCATCGACCACCGGCGTCAGCATCGCCGTCGACCTCAGCGAAGGGATCGTCGACAGGTTCCGCGCGATGGACATCGCCCGCTCGGCAGTGCTCACCGGCCACGTCGCCGAGAGCGTGCTGCGCAATATGGTCACCACCGGCATCGTGATCGGGGTCGCGGTGGCGATCGGTTTCCGACCGACCGCCGATCCGCTGCGCTGGCTCGGCGCGATCGCGGTGATCGCGATGTTCGTGCTGGCACTGTCCTGGGTAGCCGCGGCGCTCGGGCTGCTGGCCCGGAACCCGGAGGCGGCCAACGGGTTCAGTTTCGTCTTCATGTTCCTGCCGTACGTGAGCAGCGCGTTCGTCCCCACCGAAACCATGCCGAGCGCGCTGCACTCCTTCGCCGAGAACCAGCCGGTGACCCCGGTGATCGAAACGGTGCGCGGCCTGCTCATGGGCACCGAGATCGGCGACAGCGCCCTGCTCGCCATCGCCTGGTGCGGTGCCATCGCCCTGACCGGCTACCTCGCGGCCCGGCTGCTGTTCCAGCGTCGCACCACGGCCGCCTGA
- a CDS encoding MarR family winged helix-turn-helix transcriptional regulator has product MTRWLSEEEQRTWQAYIRIRHRMDAAIAAGLARDGLSLADYDLLVPLSAAPEGRMRAKDLGAEVRWEKSRLSKHLARMDARGLVERKPSPEDARGILVELTAAGRAALEQAAPRHVELVRTVFIDPMTEEQARALRELADRVVPSAEGCDDVCDEPEPCDIDGYDARSRR; this is encoded by the coding sequence GTGACGCGATGGCTGAGTGAGGAAGAGCAGCGGACCTGGCAAGCCTATATCCGGATCAGGCACCGGATGGATGCCGCGATCGCCGCAGGTCTGGCGCGCGATGGATTGTCCCTGGCCGACTACGACCTGCTGGTACCGCTCTCGGCCGCACCGGAGGGCCGGATGCGCGCCAAAGATCTCGGTGCCGAGGTCCGCTGGGAGAAGAGCAGGCTCTCCAAGCACCTGGCCAGGATGGACGCGCGCGGGCTGGTCGAGCGCAAGCCGTCACCCGAGGACGCGCGCGGCATCCTCGTCGAGTTGACCGCCGCCGGACGTGCTGCTCTCGAGCAGGCCGCGCCCCGTCATGTCGAGCTGGTGCGCACCGTGTTCATCGATCCGATGACCGAGGAGCAGGCGCGCGCCCTGCGGGAACTCGCCGACCGAGTCGTGCCGTCGGCCGAGGGCTGCGACGACGTGTGTGACGAGCCCGAGCCCTGTGACATCGACGGCTACGACGCCCGGTCCCGGCGGTGA
- a CDS encoding excalibur calcium-binding domain-containing protein: MNVRRLLVSTAAAGLTLVAAPALASANTGSAGTGSSAIDTGLIMTGSAGLSQTGSAGGAFANCDAARAAGRAPIFRGEPGYGPHLDPDGDGFACPTV; the protein is encoded by the coding sequence ATGAACGTTCGCCGGCTCCTTGTCAGCACCGCCGCCGCGGGCCTGACGCTCGTCGCGGCCCCCGCCCTGGCCTCCGCCAACACCGGTTCCGCGGGAACCGGCTCCTCCGCCATCGACACCGGTCTGATCATGACCGGTTCGGCCGGTCTGTCCCAGACCGGTTCCGCGGGTGGAGCCTTCGCCAACTGCGACGCCGCCCGCGCCGCGGGCCGCGCTCCGATCTTCCGCGGCGAGCCGGGCTACGGTCCGCACCTCGATCCCGACGGCGACGGTTTCGCCTGCCCGACCGTCTGA
- a CDS encoding L,D-transpeptidase: MSIGHGRRRVPLIRRTSRVLSLPALVLALLALVLTSCSTAANDSSSLAIDRNPITELIKPKLLSPVKDGDKGVSPGMPMTFEVQDGRFTEVELVNEEGRAVQGALAQDGRSWATTEVLGYGRTYRLAAQAVGLGGANSATLSFTTSSPDNQTKPYLSPGEGEVVGIGQPVAIQFDENIPDRRAAQEAIKITTTPPVEGAFYWLNNREVRWRPQNYWAPGTRVDIEINVYGVDLGEGLYGQNNVTSHFVVGDAVIFTADDNTKMVTVTRNGEVIKTMPTSMGKDSTPTDNGVYIIADKHEKIVMDSSTYGVAVNSADGYRTPVDYATRMSYSGIFFHSAPWSLGAQGNTNTSHGCLNLSPADARWVYENAKRGDIAIVQNTVAGTLSGTDGLGDWNIPWETWKAGNADVS; the protein is encoded by the coding sequence ATGAGCATTGGTCATGGTCGGCGTCGAGTGCCACTGATCCGCCGGACATCACGAGTGCTCAGTCTTCCCGCGCTCGTGCTCGCCCTGCTCGCACTCGTGCTGACGTCGTGTTCCACCGCGGCGAACGACAGTTCGTCATTGGCCATCGATCGCAATCCGATCACCGAGCTCATCAAGCCGAAGCTGCTCTCGCCGGTCAAGGACGGCGACAAGGGCGTCTCGCCGGGCATGCCGATGACCTTCGAGGTCCAGGACGGCCGCTTCACCGAGGTCGAATTGGTCAACGAGGAGGGCAGGGCGGTGCAGGGCGCGCTCGCTCAGGACGGTCGCAGCTGGGCGACCACCGAGGTGCTCGGTTACGGCCGGACCTATCGGCTCGCGGCCCAGGCTGTCGGTCTCGGCGGCGCGAATTCCGCGACGTTGAGCTTCACCACCAGCTCTCCGGACAACCAGACCAAGCCGTACCTGAGCCCCGGCGAGGGTGAAGTGGTCGGTATCGGCCAGCCGGTGGCGATCCAGTTCGACGAGAACATCCCCGATCGCCGGGCGGCCCAGGAAGCCATCAAGATCACCACCACGCCGCCGGTCGAGGGCGCGTTTTACTGGCTGAACAACCGTGAGGTGCGCTGGCGGCCGCAGAACTACTGGGCGCCGGGCACCCGTGTCGACATCGAGATCAACGTCTACGGCGTGGATCTGGGCGAGGGTCTGTACGGCCAGAACAACGTCACCTCGCACTTCGTGGTGGGCGACGCGGTGATCTTCACCGCGGACGACAACACCAAGATGGTGACGGTCACGCGCAACGGCGAAGTGATCAAGACCATGCCGACGTCGATGGGCAAGGACAGCACGCCCACCGACAACGGCGTCTACATCATCGCCGACAAGCATGAGAAGATCGTGATGGACTCCTCCACCTACGGCGTCGCGGTGAACTCCGCCGACGGCTACCGCACCCCGGTGGACTACGCGACCCGCATGTCCTACAGCGGCATCTTCTTCCACTCGGCCCCGTGGTCGCTCGGCGCGCAGGGCAACACCAACACCAGCCACGGCTGCCTGAACCTCAGCCCGGCCGATGCCCGGTGGGTGTACGAGAACGCCAAGCGCGGTGACATCGCCATCGTCCAGAACACCGTCGCGGGGACGCTGTCGGGCACCGACGGCCTCGGCGACTGGAACATCCCCTGGGAGACGTGGAAGGCGGGCAACGCCGACGTGTCCTAG